One genomic region from Microcella humidisoli encodes:
- a CDS encoding aldo/keto reductase, whose amino-acid sequence MTSMPQRALADTDLLVSAVGLGCNNFGRPGSATEEQGGTDRVLHAAIDHGITLLDTAEMYGYEHGRSESMMGRALAGRRDRVVIATKFGHADAKNPDLLDVPHGSRAYVRTAVEGSLRRLRTDRIDLYQVHTPDPETPIDETLSALHELVDEGKVRFLGHSNFMPAQVEEAERAATAAGHPRFVSAQNEYSLLVREADTELLPALERHRLGLLPYFPLANGLFTGKFSREGGPADSRIMRQRPHVATDAPWDAIEAFAALCADRGVGMLEGTIGWLLSRPAMASVIAGATTEQQVAQNAAAAGAWTPDAEALARIDELFPSRA is encoded by the coding sequence ATGACCTCGATGCCGCAGCGCGCCCTCGCCGATACCGACCTGCTCGTCTCGGCCGTGGGACTCGGCTGCAACAACTTCGGCCGTCCCGGGTCGGCGACCGAAGAGCAGGGCGGCACCGATCGCGTGCTGCACGCGGCGATCGATCACGGCATCACGCTGCTCGATACGGCGGAGATGTACGGCTATGAGCACGGCCGCAGCGAGTCGATGATGGGTCGAGCGCTCGCCGGCCGTCGCGACCGCGTCGTCATCGCGACGAAGTTCGGGCACGCCGACGCGAAGAACCCCGACCTGCTCGATGTGCCGCACGGCTCGCGCGCCTATGTCCGCACGGCGGTCGAGGGCTCGTTGCGCCGGCTGCGCACCGACCGCATCGATCTCTACCAGGTGCACACGCCCGACCCCGAGACGCCCATCGACGAGACGCTGAGCGCCCTGCACGAACTCGTCGACGAGGGCAAGGTGCGCTTTCTCGGACACTCGAACTTCATGCCCGCGCAGGTCGAGGAGGCCGAGCGTGCGGCGACCGCCGCCGGTCACCCCCGGTTCGTGAGCGCCCAGAACGAGTACAGCCTGCTCGTGCGCGAGGCCGACACCGAGCTGCTGCCCGCCCTCGAGCGCCATCGACTGGGCCTGCTGCCCTACTTCCCGCTCGCGAACGGCTTGTTCACCGGCAAGTTCTCGCGCGAGGGCGGACCGGCCGATTCGCGCATCATGCGGCAACGACCGCATGTGGCCACCGACGCCCCGTGGGACGCGATCGAGGCGTTCGCGGCGCTGTGCGCCGATCGGGGGGTCGGGATGCTCGAGGGCACGATCGGCTGGCTGCTGAGCCGCCCGGCGATGGCCTCGGTGATCGCGGGGGCGACGACCGAGCAGCAGGTCGCGCAGAACGCCGCGGCCGCCGGGGCGTGGACGCCCGATGCCGAGGCGCTGGCGCGCATCGACGAGCTGTTCCCGTCGCGTGCGTAG
- a CDS encoding methylated-DNA--[protein]-cysteine S-methyltransferase, whose protein sequence is MTTPTAPPVGLLTIDSPLGRIALQGDAQAVTRLEIATGGHLSTEGVPDAPTPVLRQAAAELAEYFSGRRTAFDVPVRVHGTPFQQAIWQQLREIPFGAVRGYGELGRATGRPTAGRAVGGAVGANPVPLLIPCHRVLASDARITGYSAGDGIPTKVWLLDHEGIAHR, encoded by the coding sequence ATGACGACCCCCACCGCTCCCCCCGTGGGCCTGCTCACCATCGACTCCCCGCTCGGCCGCATCGCCCTCCAGGGCGACGCGCAGGCCGTGACGCGGCTCGAGATCGCGACGGGCGGCCACCTCTCGACCGAGGGCGTACCCGACGCCCCGACGCCCGTGCTGCGGCAGGCCGCCGCCGAGCTCGCCGAGTACTTCTCGGGCCGGCGCACCGCGTTCGACGTGCCCGTGCGGGTGCACGGCACGCCCTTCCAGCAGGCGATCTGGCAGCAGCTGCGCGAGATCCCCTTCGGCGCGGTGCGCGGCTACGGTGAGCTCGGGCGCGCAACCGGCCGGCCCACCGCCGGCCGCGCGGTCGGCGGTGCGGTCGGGGCGAACCCTGTGCCGCTGCTCATCCCCTGCCATCGCGTGCTCGCGAGCGACGCCCGCATCACCGGCTACAGCGCCGGCGACGGAATTCCGACGAAGGTCTGGCTGCTCGATCACGAAGGCATCGCGCACCGATGA
- a CDS encoding DNA-3-methyladenine glycosylase I — translation MTAPSVRVGADGVARCAWVGADALYERYHDEEWGVALHGDRALFEKLTLEAFQSGLSWITILRRREGFRRAFDGFDWHRIAAYGDDEVRRLLADDGIIRNRAKIEATIANARVLVAWLDAEPGGLDALVWSHAQPRRDAAPATLAAVPAQTEHSRALAQSLKSRGLRFVGPTTAYALMQSAGLVDDHVAGCWRAV, via the coding sequence ATGACCGCGCCCTCCGTGCGGGTCGGCGCCGACGGAGTGGCGCGCTGCGCCTGGGTCGGCGCCGATGCCCTCTACGAGCGTTATCACGACGAGGAGTGGGGCGTCGCGCTGCACGGCGATCGCGCCCTGTTCGAGAAGCTCACGCTCGAGGCCTTTCAGAGCGGACTGTCGTGGATCACGATCCTGCGTCGGCGCGAGGGCTTCCGGAGGGCCTTCGACGGTTTCGACTGGCACCGCATCGCGGCCTACGGCGACGACGAGGTGCGGCGGCTGCTCGCAGACGACGGCATCATCCGCAACCGGGCCAAGATCGAGGCGACCATCGCGAACGCCCGCGTTCTCGTCGCGTGGCTCGACGCCGAGCCGGGAGGCCTCGACGCCCTCGTCTGGTCGCACGCGCAGCCGCGACGAGACGCGGCACCCGCGACACTCGCCGCGGTGCCCGCCCAGACCGAGCATTCGCGCGCCCTCGCCCAGTCGCTCAAGAGCCGGGGGCTGCGCTTCGTGGGGCCCACGACGGCCTACGCGCTCATGCAATCGGCGGGGCTCGTCGACGACCACGTCGCGGGCTGCTGGCGCGCGGTCTGA
- a CDS encoding YaaA family protein has translation MRFLLPPSETKRDGGLGAPLDLAALSFPMLTDARRAVLDALAQLSTDDAAAARALKLGAKAAPLELARNRQLERSGTMPAIERYTGVLYDALDVGSWGADARARASRHLMVHSALFGLVAADDAVPAYRLSHDTRLPGLVLRSHWAPANAAVLAACEGPFIDLRSEGYAALGPLPARDDALFVRVVAIGDDGVARALNHFNKKGKGEYLRALLQHGPVPASVDELCAISTALGWPLRRSRPGELELVVPGTLPPR, from the coding sequence ATGCGCTTCCTGCTGCCCCCCTCTGAGACCAAGCGCGACGGAGGTCTCGGCGCCCCGCTCGACCTCGCCGCGCTGTCGTTCCCGATGCTGACGGATGCCCGGCGCGCGGTGCTCGACGCTCTCGCACAGCTCTCGACCGACGACGCGGCGGCCGCGCGAGCCCTCAAGCTCGGCGCCAAGGCCGCGCCGCTCGAACTCGCGCGAAACCGGCAGCTCGAGCGCAGCGGCACGATGCCGGCGATCGAGCGCTACACGGGCGTGCTGTACGACGCGCTCGACGTGGGGTCGTGGGGGGCGGATGCGCGCGCGCGAGCATCCCGGCACCTCATGGTGCACTCGGCCCTGTTCGGACTCGTGGCGGCCGACGACGCCGTGCCCGCCTACCGCCTCTCGCACGACACCCGCCTGCCGGGCCTCGTGCTGCGCTCGCACTGGGCGCCCGCCAACGCCGCCGTGCTCGCCGCCTGTGAGGGGCCGTTCATCGACTTGCGGTCGGAGGGCTATGCAGCGCTCGGCCCGTTGCCCGCCCGTGACGACGCACTGTTCGTCCGCGTGGTCGCGATCGGCGACGACGGCGTGGCGCGCGCGCTCAACCACTTCAACAAGAAGGGCAAGGGCGAGTACCTGCGGGCCCTGTTGCAGCACGGCCCCGTGCCCGCGTCGGTCGACGAGTTGTGCGCGATCTCGACCGCGCTCGGGTGGCCGTTGCGCCGCTCCCGGCCCGGCGAGCTCGAACTCGTCGTGCCGGGAACGCTTCCCCCGCGCTGA
- a CDS encoding AAA family ATPase: MLVAMAGLPGSGKSAVADELARLVGVPVVSVDPLESAILRAGIDADQPTGLAAYLVAETIADAVLRSGQSVIIDAVNAVSPAREQWVLLGERLGVDVRFIETVCSDPAVHRQRLEQRRRDLAHIAEPTWHAVEQSLDEYAPWSGIAEQRPRLTLDTVQPLAALVERAAAFVRA; this comes from the coding sequence GTGCTCGTCGCGATGGCGGGCCTGCCGGGCTCGGGCAAGAGTGCGGTGGCCGACGAACTCGCGCGCCTCGTCGGCGTGCCCGTGGTCTCGGTCGACCCGCTCGAGTCGGCGATCCTGCGCGCGGGCATCGACGCCGACCAGCCGACCGGGCTGGCCGCCTACCTCGTGGCCGAGACGATCGCCGACGCCGTGCTGCGCTCGGGGCAGAGCGTCATCATCGACGCCGTCAACGCGGTCTCACCCGCCCGCGAGCAGTGGGTGCTGCTGGGCGAGCGGCTCGGTGTCGACGTGCGGTTCATCGAGACGGTGTGCAGCGACCCGGCGGTGCACCGCCAGCGTCTCGAGCAGCGTCGCCGCGACCTCGCGCACATCGCCGAGCCGACGTGGCACGCCGTCGAGCAGAGCCTCGACGAGTACGCCCCCTGGTCGGGGATCGCCGAGCAGCGACCCCGCCTCACGCTCGACACCGTGCAGCCGCTCGCCGCGCTCGTCGAGCGCGCGGCGGCCTTCGTGCGCGCCTGA
- a CDS encoding F0F1 ATP synthase subunit epsilon gives MAELTVSVVSADREVWSGTAKQIVARTTEGEIGILPGHEPLLGILSAGEVRVTPTEGAVIVAQAEDGFLSVENNTVTIVAGAAALV, from the coding sequence ATGGCCGAGCTCACGGTGAGCGTCGTCTCGGCCGACCGCGAGGTGTGGTCGGGCACGGCGAAGCAGATCGTCGCGCGTACGACCGAGGGCGAGATCGGCATCCTGCCCGGTCACGAGCCCCTGCTCGGCATCCTGAGCGCCGGCGAGGTGCGCGTCACGCCGACCGAGGGCGCTGTCATCGTCGCGCAGGCGGAAGACGGCTTCCTCTCGGTCGAGAACAACACCGTGACGATCGTCGCGGGCGCCGCCGCGCTCGTCTAG
- the atpD gene encoding F0F1 ATP synthase subunit beta: MATATKKAPAAKAASAGVGRIARVTGPVVDIEFPHDAIPGIYNALSTTITIDGESTELVLEVAQHLGDDLVRAIALKPTDGLVRGQEVRDSGSPITVPVGDVTKGKVFNVTGDVLNGAPGETIEVSERWPIHRKPPAFDQLESKTQLFETGIKVIDLLTPYVLGGKIGLFGGAGVGKTVLIQEMIQRVAQDHGGVSVFAGVGERTREGNDLIHEMEEAGVFDKTALVFGQMDEPPGTRLRVALSALTMAEYFRDVQNQDVLLFIDNIFRFTQAGSEVSTLLGRMPSAVGYQPNLADEMGILQERITSTRGHSITSLQAIYVPADDYTDPAPATTFAHLDATTELSREIASKGLYPAVDPLTSTSRILDPLYIGEDHYRVATTVKQILQKNKELQEIIAILGVDELSEEDKITVSRARRIQQFLSQNTYMAKKFTGVEGSTVPLKDTIESFDAIAKGEFDHVAEQAFFNVGAISDVEERWAQIQKENG; encoded by the coding sequence ATGGCTACCGCAACCAAGAAGGCCCCGGCCGCGAAGGCTGCCTCCGCAGGAGTCGGGCGCATCGCCCGCGTGACCGGCCCGGTCGTCGACATCGAGTTCCCGCACGACGCCATCCCCGGCATCTACAACGCGCTCTCGACCACGATCACGATCGATGGCGAGTCGACCGAGCTCGTGCTCGAGGTCGCTCAGCACCTCGGTGACGACCTCGTGCGCGCGATCGCGCTCAAGCCGACCGACGGCCTCGTGCGCGGCCAGGAGGTGCGCGACTCGGGCTCTCCCATCACGGTGCCCGTGGGTGACGTCACCAAGGGCAAGGTCTTCAACGTCACGGGCGACGTGCTCAACGGCGCGCCGGGCGAGACCATCGAGGTCTCCGAGCGCTGGCCGATTCACCGCAAGCCGCCGGCGTTCGACCAGCTCGAGTCGAAGACCCAGCTGTTCGAGACGGGCATCAAGGTCATCGACCTGCTCACGCCCTACGTGCTCGGTGGCAAGATCGGCCTCTTCGGCGGTGCCGGCGTCGGCAAGACCGTTCTCATCCAGGAGATGATCCAGCGCGTGGCGCAAGACCACGGCGGTGTGTCGGTGTTCGCCGGTGTCGGTGAGCGCACTCGTGAGGGCAACGACCTCATCCACGAGATGGAGGAGGCGGGTGTCTTCGACAAGACCGCCCTCGTCTTCGGCCAGATGGACGAGCCCCCGGGAACCCGTCTGCGCGTCGCCCTCTCGGCGCTGACCATGGCGGAGTACTTCCGCGATGTGCAGAACCAGGACGTGCTGCTCTTCATCGACAACATCTTCCGGTTCACGCAGGCCGGCTCCGAGGTGTCGACGCTGCTCGGCCGCATGCCGTCGGCCGTGGGCTACCAGCCCAACCTCGCTGACGAGATGGGCATCCTGCAGGAGCGCATCACCTCGACGCGCGGCCACTCGATCACCTCGCTGCAGGCGATCTACGTTCCCGCCGACGACTACACCGACCCGGCCCCGGCGACGACCTTCGCGCACCTCGACGCGACGACCGAGCTCAGCCGTGAGATCGCGTCGAAGGGCCTCTACCCGGCCGTCGACCCGCTGACCTCGACGAGCCGTATCCTCGACCCGCTCTACATCGGCGAGGACCACTACCGCGTGGCGACGACGGTCAAGCAGATCCTGCAGAAGAACAAGGAGCTGCAGGAGATCATCGCGATCCTCGGTGTCGACGAGCTGTCGGAAGAGGACAAGATCACGGTGTCGCGGGCGCGCCGCATCCAGCAGTTCCTCTCGCAGAACACCTACATGGCCAAGAAGTTCACGGGTGTCGAGGGCTCGACCGTGCCGCTCAAGGACACGATCGAGTCGTTCGACGCGATCGCGAAGGGCGAGTTCGACCACGTGGCCGAGCAGGCCTTCTTCAACGTCGGTGCCATCAGCGACGTCGAAGAGCGCTGGGCGCAGATCCAGAAGGAGAACGGCTAG